One part of the Deltaproteobacteria bacterium HGW-Deltaproteobacteria-4 genome encodes these proteins:
- the rpsF gene encoding 30S ribosomal protein S6 — protein sequence MTRTYESIFIVRPDLTGDAYTAVIDKFKGVLTDQGASIIKVDEWGVRKLAYTVKKQNRGSYVLVIFEADPKVILEYERRLRLDESIIKFINIHLEKGFVLPAVAVEAVATTAAEEPAEDDLLVNAEEAAEENA from the coding sequence ATGACACGTACGTACGAATCAATCTTCATCGTCCGCCCGGATTTGACCGGTGACGCCTACACGGCTGTTATCGACAAGTTCAAAGGGGTCCTGACCGATCAGGGCGCATCGATCATCAAGGTCGATGAATGGGGAGTCCGCAAGTTGGCCTATACGGTCAAAAAACAGAACCGCGGCAGTTATGTCCTGGTAATCTTTGAAGCCGATCCGAAGGTGATCCTCGAATATGAGCGCCGTCTGCGCCTCGATGAATCGATCATCAAGTTTATCAACATTCACCTCGAAAAAGGTTTCGTACTGCCGGCAGTGGCAGTGGAAGCTGTTGCGACAACGGCCGCTGAAGAGCCCGCCGAGGATGATCTGCTGGTAAACGCCGAAGAAGCTGCCGAAGAAAACGCCTGA
- the rpsR gene encoding 30S ribosomal protein S18, with product MAYEKRPSAPGGARRRFTRRKGCRYCADSALKIDYKETKSLRYFISERGKIVPRRISGNCAEHQRKVNEAIKLARNIALLPFTAGQGD from the coding sequence ATGGCTTACGAAAAGAGACCGAGCGCCCCGGGTGGTGCCCGTAGACGTTTTACCCGCCGCAAAGGCTGTCGTTACTGTGCAGACTCTGCATTGAAAATCGATTATAAGGAGACAAAATCCCTCCGCTACTTCATCTCAGAGCGGGGCAAAATTGTGCCGCGTCGTATTTCCGGCAACTGCGCAGAACACCAGCGCAAAGTCAACGAAGCGATCAAACTGGCCCGCAATATTGCACTGCTCCCGTTCACTGCGGGACAGGGCGATTAA
- a CDS encoding MBL fold metallo-hydrolase — protein sequence MKAVEIRDSIYWVGAIDWAVRDFHGYVTPRGTTYNNYLLLDDEITLIDTVKHDFADATLRCIGNLIDPSKIKNVVINHIENDHASSLDRIMELAPGATIFISEKGKRGLDRFFDTSRWKIRIVKTGDTLKTGRLTLQFIETPMLHWPDSMMTYIAEEKILFSQDAFGQHIAAAERYDDEYIKSVSVEDLDDAVIEYYANILMPFGGLIRRKIEEIVKLGLEIEMIAPDHGIIWRKDPRRVLQMYNDMAIGKADLSVAIIYDTMWHSTEEMTIPIAAGIRDAGVEVNVIKLRATPNSIAIKEFWRSRGSLIGSPTLNNLMFPSIAEFLYHVRGLRPTNRIISGFGSYGWGGGALKEILAEGQKMGLEVVEPGIHLAYRPSRSDEEDCFEFGKNFAAQVKAYHEKF from the coding sequence ATGAAAGCAGTTGAAATCAGGGATTCGATCTATTGGGTCGGAGCAATCGACTGGGCAGTGCGCGATTTTCACGGTTATGTCACTCCCCGTGGAACGACGTACAATAATTATCTCCTCCTTGATGACGAGATTACCCTCATCGATACGGTGAAACATGACTTTGCCGACGCAACCTTGCGTTGCATCGGAAATCTCATTGACCCCTCCAAGATCAAGAATGTCGTGATCAATCATATCGAGAATGACCACGCCTCGAGTCTTGACCGGATTATGGAGTTGGCACCGGGCGCGACCATTTTCATCTCTGAAAAGGGGAAACGCGGGCTGGATCGATTCTTTGACACCAGTCGTTGGAAAATCAGGATCGTTAAAACCGGTGACACTTTGAAGACCGGGCGGCTGACATTACAATTTATCGAAACGCCGATGCTCCATTGGCCGGATTCGATGATGACCTATATTGCCGAGGAGAAAATTCTTTTCAGCCAGGATGCCTTTGGTCAGCACATTGCGGCGGCGGAGCGCTACGACGACGAGTATATCAAGTCGGTCTCGGTCGAAGATCTCGACGACGCCGTGATCGAATATTATGCGAATATTCTTATGCCCTTTGGCGGTTTGATCCGGCGTAAAATTGAGGAGATTGTCAAACTCGGCCTAGAGATTGAAATGATCGCCCCTGATCACGGCATTATTTGGCGTAAGGATCCCCGCCGGGTTCTGCAGATGTATAATGATATGGCGATCGGTAAGGCCGACTTAAGCGTGGCGATTATCTATGACACCATGTGGCACAGCACCGAAGAGATGACCATCCCGATTGCCGCCGGCATTCGGGATGCCGGTGTTGAGGTGAATGTCATCAAGCTGCGCGCCACCCCAAACAGTATCGCCATCAAGGAGTTTTGGCGGTCGCGCGGCTCCTTGATCGGTTCACCGACATTGAACAATCTGATGTTCCCGTCTATTGCCGAATTTCTTTATCATGTGCGTGGTCTGCGCCCGACCAACCGGATTATCAGTGGTTTTGGCAGTTACGGCTGGGGGGGCGGCGCCCTCAAGGAGATCCTTGCCGAGGGGCAGAAGATGGGGCTCGAAGTGGTTGAGCCCGGGATCCATCTTGCTTATCGGCCTTCGCGCAGTGATGAGGAAGATTGTTTTGAATTTGGTAAAAATTTTGCTGCACAGGTCAAGGCTTATCACGAAAAATTTTGA
- a CDS encoding 50S ribosomal protein L9: MNIILTENVEGLGKIGDQLMVKPGYARNYLVPQGLAVVANLRNLKELEHNKRQLAHKVQKQIQDAELLKAQIEKINFVFALRAGEEGKLFGSVTSLDIATKLSEKGIEIDRKKIVLDDHIKTLGEHAVSIKLSAGVVATIKVVVNAAE, translated from the coding sequence ATGAACATCATTCTCACCGAAAACGTCGAGGGCCTCGGCAAAATCGGCGACCAACTCATGGTCAAACCCGGTTATGCCCGTAACTATCTCGTTCCTCAAGGCCTTGCTGTCGTGGCAAACCTTAGAAATCTCAAGGAACTTGAGCACAACAAGCGTCAACTTGCACACAAAGTGCAAAAGCAGATTCAGGATGCTGAACTGCTTAAAGCACAAATCGAAAAGATCAACTTCGTCTTCGCATTACGCGCCGGTGAAGAAGGAAAACTCTTCGGCTCGGTTACGTCGCTTGATATCGCGACGAAATTGTCGGAGAAGGGGATTGAAATTGATCGCAAGAAGATTGTTCTCGATGATCATATCAAGACCCTTGGCGAACACGCCGTTTCGATCAAACTTTCGGCCGGTGTTGTTGCCACAATCAAAGTTGTGGTCAACGCAGCTGAATAA
- a CDS encoding redox-regulated ATPase YchF, producing the protein MGFKCGIVGLPNVGKSTIFNAITSAGAEAANYPFCTIEPNVGVVSMRDKRLEALAEIVNPQRVLPTAMEFVDIAGLVKGASQGEGLGNQFLGHIRQVEAIAHIVRCFEDENVVHVDGTVDPLRDIEVIQTELNLSDLDTVDKRISRSEKQARSGDKKLQEELAVLIKVREALNNGRTALSCDLSSEERLILRDLHLITDKPVLYVANVSEDDLDGKHPFVEKVRAHAKAEGAEFVIICGKIEAEIAELSEDEKIDFLQDLGLEESGLDRMIHAGYKLLGLITYFTAGVKEVRAWTIPKGAKAPQAAGVIHTDFEKGFIRAEVIAYEDFIACRGEAGAKEKGLMRLEGKEYVVKDGDLMHFRFNV; encoded by the coding sequence ATGGGGTTCAAATGCGGCATCGTCGGACTTCCCAACGTCGGCAAGTCGACCATCTTCAATGCCATCACCAGTGCCGGGGCCGAAGCGGCCAACTATCCTTTTTGCACCATTGAGCCGAACGTTGGCGTCGTCTCGATGCGTGACAAGCGACTGGAAGCCCTTGCTGAAATCGTCAACCCGCAACGGGTTCTGCCGACAGCCATGGAGTTTGTCGATATTGCCGGCCTGGTTAAAGGGGCGAGTCAAGGCGAGGGACTGGGCAATCAATTTCTCGGTCATATCCGGCAAGTCGAAGCGATTGCCCATATTGTCCGCTGTTTCGAAGATGAAAATGTCGTCCATGTCGACGGTACCGTCGATCCTCTGCGCGATATTGAAGTCATCCAGACGGAACTCAACCTTTCCGATCTCGATACTGTCGATAAACGCATTTCCCGGTCTGAAAAGCAGGCGCGTAGCGGCGACAAAAAACTCCAGGAGGAACTCGCCGTACTGATCAAGGTGCGCGAAGCCTTGAACAATGGCAGGACAGCACTTTCCTGTGATTTGAGCAGCGAAGAGCGACTGATCCTGCGTGATCTGCACCTGATTACCGATAAACCGGTCCTGTATGTCGCCAATGTCAGCGAAGACGATCTTGACGGCAAACATCCTTTTGTCGAAAAGGTCCGCGCTCACGCCAAAGCAGAAGGGGCAGAGTTCGTCATTATCTGCGGCAAGATCGAAGCGGAGATTGCGGAGTTGTCAGAGGACGAAAAGATCGACTTTCTGCAGGATCTCGGCCTGGAAGAATCCGGTCTCGACCGGATGATTCATGCCGGATACAAACTCCTGGGCTTGATCACTTACTTTACCGCGGGAGTCAAGGAAGTCCGCGCCTGGACTATTCCCAAAGGCGCCAAAGCGCCGCAAGCAGCCGGAGTCATTCACACGGACTTTGAAAAAGGCTTTATCCGCGCCGAAGTCATCGCCTATGAAGACTTTATCGCCTGTCGCGGTGAAGCCGGTGCCAAAGAAAAAGGCCTCATGCGCCTGGAAGGCAAAGAATATGTCGTCAAGGACGGAGACCTTATGCATTTCCGCTTCAATGTTTGA
- a CDS encoding replicative DNA helicase yields MSEEYASRRLPPQNIEAEMSVLGGILLENDALNRAVEILRPDDFYRGSHGKIFSALLELSDRGEPADLVTLTGVLQSRGELEAIGGSSYLATLVDYVPTAANILYYSRIVKEKALNRQIINVATEIAGRGYDGGQADTLLDWAEKSIFELTAMKTQQSYFSAREVVKSTIAILETLYTRKELVTGIPTGFAQLDEMTAGFQSGDLIIIAARPSMGKTAFVLNLVEHSAISGSKPVTALIFSLEMSKEQLVQRFLSSISHVDASRMRRGQFGDSDWPKLFEAADRIAKSQIFIDDTPSISILELRAKARRLKAEKNLDLIVVDYLQLMSGSNPESRQQEISEISRSLKGLAKELHVPVIALSQLNRSLENRTDKRPIMADLRESGAIEQDADVIMFIYRDAVYCEECRNREKVCEKGHEKDAEIIIGKQRNGPIGTIKLIFRGEYTRFENRSDRDEFSS; encoded by the coding sequence ATGTCTGAAGAGTACGCGTCCCGCCGGCTGCCGCCGCAAAATATCGAAGCTGAGATGTCTGTACTTGGGGGCATCCTCCTCGAAAACGATGCGCTGAACCGCGCCGTCGAAATATTGCGCCCTGACGACTTCTACCGCGGCAGTCACGGCAAAATCTTTTCAGCCCTCCTCGAACTTTCTGATCGCGGCGAACCTGCTGACCTTGTCACCCTGACCGGTGTACTGCAAAGTCGCGGCGAGCTCGAAGCGATCGGCGGCTCTTCCTACCTGGCGACCCTGGTTGACTACGTTCCGACTGCTGCCAATATCCTGTATTACAGCCGCATCGTCAAAGAGAAGGCACTGAACCGCCAGATCATCAATGTTGCGACGGAGATCGCCGGGCGCGGCTATGATGGCGGACAAGCCGATACGCTTCTCGACTGGGCAGAGAAGTCGATATTTGAGCTGACGGCGATGAAGACCCAGCAATCGTACTTTTCCGCCCGCGAAGTGGTCAAGTCGACTATCGCCATCCTCGAAACTCTTTACACACGCAAAGAACTGGTCACCGGTATTCCCACCGGCTTTGCCCAGCTGGACGAAATGACTGCCGGATTCCAGTCCGGAGATCTGATTATCATTGCTGCCCGCCCGTCGATGGGTAAGACGGCTTTTGTCCTCAATCTGGTTGAACATTCGGCTATCTCCGGTTCCAAACCGGTGACCGCCCTGATCTTCTCCCTGGAGATGAGTAAAGAGCAGCTTGTCCAGCGCTTCCTCAGCTCAATTTCACACGTCGATGCCAGCCGCATGCGCCGCGGTCAATTTGGCGATTCTGATTGGCCAAAACTCTTTGAAGCGGCGGATCGTATTGCCAAATCGCAGATTTTTATTGATGACACTCCCTCCATTTCCATCCTCGAATTGCGCGCTAAGGCACGGAGACTCAAAGCCGAGAAGAATCTTGATCTGATTGTTGTCGACTACCTGCAACTGATGTCCGGATCAAATCCCGAGAGCCGGCAACAGGAAATTTCTGAAATCTCCCGTTCCCTCAAGGGCCTCGCCAAAGAGCTCCACGTGCCGGTGATTGCTCTTTCCCAGCTGAATCGCTCTCTGGAAAATCGCACCGACAAACGACCAATCATGGCGGATCTCCGCGAATCCGGCGCCATCGAGCAGGATGCCGATGTGATTATGTTTATTTATCGTGATGCTGTCTATTGCGAAGAGTGCAGAAACCGGGAGAAGGTTTGTGAAAAAGGTCACGAAAAAGACGCAGAAATCATCATCGGCAAACAGCGTAATGGTCCGATTGGCACCATTAAACTCATCTTCCGTGGTGAATATACCCGCTTTGAAAATCGTTCCGATCGCGATGAATTCTCTTCGTAA